GGTAATATATACTTTTCTCCAAATTCCCGACACTCATCAGACAATGGGAGCACGCGGACCAGAGAGTGCATATCCATCTCCTGATTGATGGACTTTGCCTTCTCCGTAAACAGCCAGCCTTTTTCCGTATAGTTCCATTGATATGCCTGATAACACTGCTGATAATAAAGATGTGGTTCGTTCGTACCCGTCCAGTCTGTCCGGGTGTTGATGACGGTCAATATACCCTCTGAAAAAGAAAGTGCATACCGGGACAGCCCTCCGCCTGACAGCACTGTGTAATACTCGGCGGTGACTTCTTCTCCCTCCTTCGCCCGTCTCAGGCACTCATCAAGCTTCTGATAATTGAGCATGTTGCAGTCAAAATAACTGCAGCCGACGGGATAACCGTTCTCACCGAGACGGTTTACGATCCGGTGGATCGTATCAAGGTCAAGCACAACATTTGAAGCTGTTCCTTTGTCCGCATTTGCATACAGGTCTGCGTACAATTCTGCCGCCGATATACAGCTTTCCGCTTCCTGTTCTTTTACATCTGGTTTCATGGAAATCTCTTTGATCTGTGTGCTATCTTCTTCCTGCGACGCAGGCATCGATGACTCGCCTGTTGTTTCGGGAGCGTCAGATTCACGGCATCCGAAGAGAAACAGTATAAAAGCAGCGCATATTGCTAAAATAATTACTTTTTTATTCATCTGCTTGTCCTTTCTGGTATTGCATGTATAGATTATACAGCAAACAGAAAAGGCATGCTAGGAGTTTTTACGGATACGGCTGAGAGGGAACCACAGTGTGAAAGTAGTTCCGGAAGACAGCGTGCTTCTCACAGTTATTTTTCCGTTATGTGCCTGTAAAATGCTCCTGCAGAAAGACAGACCCAGGCCGTAATTGACGCCCTCCTTTTTTGTCGTGTAAAACGGTGTAAAGATCTGCGGAATCCTGTTTTCGGGAATTCCTTTTCCTGTGTCGGTCACCGACACGGCATAAGACCACTGCAGACGCCTGTATCCGCCTGCCACAGTTATCGTTCCTCCTTCAGGCATTGCTTCACATGCATTCAGAAAAAGGTTATAGAATGTTTCTTCCATGCCAAACGAATCACAGCACAAAATAACGTCGGGGTCCACACTGACAGATATGACAATATTTTTAAGATCCGGTTCACACCTTGAGAGAGATTTCTCTATAAGCGCAGACATCCGAATTCTGTCGGAAGCTCTTACCGTAGTCTTTAAAAATTCTTGTGTTTTGCTGGTAAACATAAGAAGCTGATGAGAAGCGCCGCGGATGATGTCCAGCTCCCTCTGGTTTTCGGCAGGCACTTTCTGTTGAAGGATATCAACACACCATTCGATTTTGGAAGCCTGGTTTTTAATCATATGATTGATGTAATGGGTATTCCTGTCCACGGAATCAACATCCATATTCCAGGGTTCCCGAACCAGGCGGAAGCGGAACCCCATGATTCCTTCGCGATAGATAATCAGCAGATAATAGACCAAAACAGCCAGGGAAAGATATCGGTTTGCTTTCCAGACTTTCATATATTTTGTAAAATTAAGGGAATGTATGATAAAGATTGTGCACAGCCACCAGTAATAAGGGGGGATTAGTACTTCCATTCGCAGTTTTTTCCGCCGCCTGACGGTGTCAGTTTCCTCGGAGCGGATGCTGCGGATCATGAGCAGTGATCCGAACATGCCATAGCCAAGATTGAACGCGGACATACAATACCAAAAGTCACGCCGTTGAAGCTGATAATATTTGTAATGAACTGGTGCATATCGGATGGTCAGAATCACGACAATCAGCCCTGTCATGATCCGGACTGCATGAAAAAGTTTCGGA
The Ruminococcus gauvreauii genome window above contains:
- a CDS encoding ATP-binding protein; the encoded protein is MFFTIVLWGVSAAVFFSGRKNKVNVWCAMCFLITSIGTLKEFFMDSVVPHLLKLHPAVSESFYTGINSCLTAVLYLGTPYCFIMLAMYFSETDKTHPKLFHAVRIMTGLIVVILTIRYAPVHYKYYQLQRRDFWYCMSAFNLGYGMFGSLLMIRSIRSEETDTVRRRKKLRMEVLIPPYYWWLCTIFIIHSLNFTKYMKVWKANRYLSLAVLVYYLLIIYREGIMGFRFRLVREPWNMDVDSVDRNTHYINHMIKNQASKIEWCVDILQQKVPAENQRELDIIRGASHQLLMFTSKTQEFLKTTVRASDRIRMSALIEKSLSRCEPDLKNIVISVSVDPDVILCCDSFGMEETFYNLFLNACEAMPEGGTITVAGGYRRLQWSYAVSVTDTGKGIPENRIPQIFTPFYTTKKEGVNYGLGLSFCRSILQAHNGKITVRSTLSSGTTFTLWFPLSRIRKNS
- a CDS encoding DUF6070 family protein, translated to MNKKVIILAICAAFILFLFGCRESDAPETTGESSMPASQEEDSTQIKEISMKPDVKEQEAESCISAAELYADLYANADKGTASNVVLDLDTIHRIVNRLGENGYPVGCSYFDCNMLNYQKLDECLRRAKEGEEVTAEYYTVLSGGGLSRYALSFSEGILTVINTRTDWTGTNEPHLYYQQCYQAYQWNYTEKGWLFTEKAKSINQEMDMHSLVRVLPLSDECREFGEKYILPVGYACSDLLYTDWNADTVTRLELTGLFPAFYQMDTGSWPTEDDFPDGIPEAVFEETFLSHLPITPQQMKTLPDSCVYVWNQVGCDTKQLAFPPFPEVVKIAENSDGSVTLTVDAVSKENGTDCSFSHEVTLRIKENGTAEYLKNRMLKP